From the genome of Candidatus Eisenbacteria bacterium:
AGCCTCCGTATGACGCCGACCACCCGGCCCGCCACCCTCACTTCCGGATCGGTGGGGAGGACCTCGATCGGTTCGTAATCATCGTTCTCGGGGATCAAGAGAATCTTGTCGCGGCGCGGGAAGAACCGCTTCACCGTCGCCTCGTCGCCGATCAGGACCACGGCGATCTCGCCGCTCTTGACCGGCGTCTCGTGGCGCACGATGACGAGATCGTTGTTCAGGATTCCCGCGTTCTTCATGCTGTCCCCCCGGACGCGGAGGGCGAAGTGTTTACCGGGCCGCACGAACGCGCCGTCCACGATGAGCACGTCCTCGATGTTTTCTTCGGCAAGGATCGGCGCGCCGGCGGCCACGCGTCCCAAGATCGGAATTTCGAAAGATTCGGGGGCGCGGCGGGCGAAGCGGGATACAACCCCGTGCGGCACGGTTTCGGCCGGCTCCGCCGTTTGCAGCTCGATCCCCCGCGACGTCCATCGGTCGCGGCGGATCTTCCCC
Proteins encoded in this window:
- the lexA gene encoding transcriptional repressor LexA — encoded protein: MHKPTRPKTPGAARKRRPSHLATGADRQVAILDFISESLRERGYPPTLREIGVALGIASTNGVRYYLDRLEQSGKIRRDRWTSRGIELQTAEPAETVPHGVVSRFARRAPESFEIPILGRVAAGAPILAEENIEDVLIVDGAFVRPGKHFALRVRGDSMKNAGILNNDLVIVRHETPVKSGEIAVVLIGDEATVKRFFPRRDKILLIPENDDYEPIEVLPTDPEVRVAGRVVGVIRRL